A genome region from Wielerella bovis includes the following:
- a CDS encoding isoprenyl transferase — MSHFAANIPEYTQVPRHVAVIMDGNGRWAKKRLMPRMVGHKRGLDVLEDMVRVCSEAGVSYLTVFAFSTENWRRPAEEVSFLMGLFLVALQKKVIEMNKNGVRLRVIGDRSRFSPEIQQSIVDAEQLTANNTGITLTIAADYGGRWDIVQAANALIAEGKTKINEADISQKLMLADAPEPDLFIRTGGETRISNFMLWQMAYAEFYFTDVLWPDFDAAEMHKAFASFQQRERRFGRTSEQLPTEQQRV; from the coding sequence ATGAGCCATTTCGCAGCAAATATCCCCGAATATACCCAAGTGCCACGTCATGTTGCTGTGATTATGGACGGCAACGGACGCTGGGCAAAAAAACGGCTGATGCCACGCATGGTGGGACACAAACGCGGTTTGGACGTATTGGAAGACATGGTGCGCGTGTGCAGCGAAGCAGGTGTATCGTATTTAACCGTATTCGCTTTTTCCACCGAAAATTGGCGTCGTCCAGCCGAAGAAGTATCGTTTTTGATGGGCTTATTTTTGGTAGCATTGCAGAAAAAAGTGATTGAAATGAACAAAAATGGTGTGCGTTTGCGCGTGATTGGCGACCGTAGCCGTTTTTCGCCCGAAATTCAGCAAAGCATTGTAGATGCGGAGCAATTAACCGCTAATAATACGGGCATTACGCTGACGATTGCGGCAGATTACGGTGGCAGATGGGATATTGTTCAGGCTGCCAATGCTTTGATTGCCGAAGGAAAAACTAAAATCAATGAAGCCGACATTAGCCAAAAATTGATGCTTGCCGATGCACCCGAACCTGATTTGTTTATCCGCACGGGTGGCGAAACACGCATTAGCAATTTTATGTTGTGGCAAATGGCATACGCAGAATTTTATTTTACTGATGTACTATGGCCTGATTTTGATGCAGCAGAAATGCACAAGGCATTTGCATCATTTCAACAACGTGAACGCCGTTTTGGGCGGACATCGGAACAATTACCAACCGAGCAACAGCGCGTGTGA
- a CDS encoding membrane lipoprotein lipid attachment site-containing protein, whose product MKPILLGIFATLALSACTWETYQTEDGHTRLRQRYPTGTGIYYTEGAASQNTHYHSARPVQHAILPMTEEK is encoded by the coding sequence ATGAAACCGATTTTATTGGGTATTTTCGCCACACTCGCCCTATCCGCTTGCACATGGGAAACTTATCAAACCGAAGATGGGCATACTCGCCTACGCCAACGCTATCCAACTGGTACGGGTATTTATTACACCGAAGGCGCGGCTTCGCAAAACACGCATTATCACAGTGCGCGCCCTGTACAGCACGCCATTTTACCAATGACAGAAGAAAAATAA